TCTCTGAAATCCGGAAAACGCAACGGGTTTCCATGTTTCCTGTAGGTCTTATTGCTGATTATGGGGTCAGCGGGCCAGTTGTGCGCAAAGTAAGATTATGATATTATCAACTACCCATTGATACTAACAATGGGGTGAAAACTAAATGTAATATGAAGTTTTAACTAAAATGTGGTACACCATTGATATGGCCGGTTTTATAGCGAGCCATCAAACTGATTATTCagttcttattaatttttttcttacGAATTTCAGTTTTACTTTGttgaaaattaataatctTATCTTTTGACTTTTTAAGGGCAAGGTTGTAGCATTCCTGGACTCCTGGGTTGCCGGTCGACGCTGGCCCGTTGACATGGCCGGTTTTGCAGTGAATTTGGAGTACATGGCGCAGTATCCCTATGTGAATATGCCGTACAAGCCCGGCTACGAAGAAGATCTCTTTCTGCGCAGCATTGGCCTTCAAATGAATCTGATTGAGCCGCGCGGCAATAACTGCACCGAAATTCTGGTTTGGCACACGCAGACAAAGTCAAAGAAGCTCGGAATGGTTCGATTAGAAAGCAAATACTTGGACGATCGTTCTAACTTGGGCGCTCTGCTTCATAATCTTAAACTAATGGGCGTGACCAGTACAACGGAAAGTGAAGGTGCGTTACAATCGAATCAAAGTTAAACAATTGCTAtaacattttacatttttaaaggaCGCAATGCACTGATCAGCAAAAATGGAAGGGAAAATCCACACTCCAAAATTCTTAGCTGAGTCCTATGGTCCAACCCGAATAATACTTATAGACTTTTAGAGCTAAATGTATAGTTATTCTAAAACAAATCTCGAATCCACTGCTCGCTGTATTTCCATGGAATTTTCCTGTTCTAGTTATCAGTCGTTTTCGTACTgcacaattatattttttttttcacaaattATTGCGTGGGTGCTGCCTCTCTGTTC
The sequence above is a segment of the Drosophila melanogaster chromosome 2L genome. Coding sequences within it:
- the GlcAT-S gene encoding glucuronyltransferase S, isoform A — its product is MNLFENENKVKDSMNFRPLNETVHICSESYEDRRQFMQDKPQSDYVQLPVIYFVTPTYPRREQIPELTRLAHTLLHIPRLHWLVADDQEKCNDYMDTLLYRFGMPFTHMVSPMPSKFRNEKPAPRGVANRRAALQWIRQHNLTNGILYFGDDDNTYDLRLFSEIRKTQRVSMFPVGLIADYGVSGPVVRKGKVVAFLDSWVAGRRWPVDMAGFAVNLEYMAQYPYVNMPYKPGYEEDLFLRSIGLQMNLIEPRGNNCTEILVWHTQTKSKKLGMVRLESKYLDDRSNLGALLHNLKLMGVTSTTESEGRNALISKNGRENPHSKILS